The Leptolyngbya iicbica LK region AAAACCGATTCACCTCCATGGATGCGACGGTATTTTGCCAATGGTCGCGCATGGCCTGAACCGCTTGTAATTCGGCTTCAAAGCGTTCCTGTTGCTGCTGCATTTCTAGTTTGAGCTGTTGCTTTTCGCGGCGGCAGTGGCTATTGGCCCGCCAATCTTCCAGCATCCAGGCTTGATACATCGCTTCGTCTGCCTCTGAAGCCACAGGAGCTTGCCAGGTTTGGGACGTCGGCAGGTCAGCCGCTTGCTGGAGCGCAGCGTAAACTTCCAGCGTTTCAGGAAAATGATGCGCTAACAGCGTCGAGCGATGGGTGTCGTTCACCTGGTTGTGCATCACCGCCGGATCAAAAAGTGGCTGTTCCGGTGCCGTCAAGGGGAGAGCGAACTTATGTCGCAGTTTCTCAATGAAGCCTGCTTCGTCTGCCTTCAACACATCACAGTGAAAGAGGAAGCAATCGTCGGGGTAGCGCTGGTAAAAGTCTAAAGCCGCTCGGTTGTAGGTTAACCAGACGGCGATCGCAAAATTTGGGTGATGGGCAAAGGCGGCATCTCCTCGAGTAAAGAGGGAGTCAATCACCGCCCAGGGTGACCGATACGGTAAGACGACTTTGGCTTGAGGGAGCCGCTGCTTCCAGAAATCAAGGAATAAGGTCGTTCGGGGTTCTTTCCAGCCCCATAGAGCGTGGGTTTGCTGGCGGCGATCGCACAAAGCCTGAGCACGCGCCCATAATTTTTCGGGTACGTCTAGCTGCTCGGTGGTTAACCAACCCTCAGAACTCAGCCCCAGAGCTGTCAGGATGTCGATATGCAGCGTCAGAAAATCGCGATCTTCAAA contains the following coding sequences:
- a CDS encoding sulfotransferase family protein, with product MMSNPAQPDSQVVIIAGMHRSGTSLTASILQQAGVFIGDELLGTAVSNPKGHFEDRDFLTLHIDILTALGLSSEGWLTTEQLDVPEKLWARAQALCDRRQQTHALWGWKEPRTTLFLDFWKQRLPQAKVVLPYRSPWAVIDSLFTRGDAAFAHHPNFAIAVWLTYNRAALDFYQRYPDDCFLFHCDVLKADEAGFIEKLRHKFALPLTAPEQPLFDPAVMHNQVNDTHRSTLLAHHFPETLEVYAALQQAADLPTSQTWQAPVASEADEAMYQAWMLEDWRANSHCRREKQQLKLEMQQQQERFEAELQAVQAMRDHWQNTVASMEVNRFWQLRNAWVSLKTALKGSSTKPE